CCCTTGACGTTTTTCGCGCCCATGACCGCGCCGAGGCCGCCGCGACCGAACGCCCGCTCCCCGCTCGTCATGATGGACGCGAACCGGACCCGGTTCTCGCCGGCCGGGCCGATAACGGCCGTCTGGTCGGCCTCGATACCGTGTTCGGCGTCGAGGTACTCCAGCGTCTCGGGAACGGTCGCGCCGGCGAGGTCGGGGACGGCCTCGAACTCGACGCCGTCGTCCCGAACGTGGAGGATGACGAGTTCGTCGCTCTCGCCGGTGAGTTCGACAGCGCTGTACCCGGTATCGGCGAAGTTCCTGGACATGAACCCGCCGGCGTTCGAGGAGAGCAGTCCGTCAGTCAGCGGCGAGACGCCGGTGCAGTTCATCCGGCCGGTGAAGCTCATCTGGGCGGCCTGCATCGGCCCCGTCGAGAACACCAGTCGGTTCTCCGATCCGAACGGGTCAACGTCGAACGGGATCCGCTCGTGGGCGAGCCGCGTCCCGACGCCGCGACCACCGAGGTACTGTTCGAGGATGCCGTCTATCTCCTCCGTGTTTCTCTCACCCGCTGACAGGTCGACTGTCAGCAGCGGCCACGTTGAGTATATCATGATTGTTGCTTGACTATCCATGATCTTATCGATTGTGCCATGGGCGACTGTTCAACTGAAGCCGTTCCCACCTCCATCAGGAGGCACTAATAAACCCATAATCGGTGTAATAGCGTTTTACTGTGGTTTCGGTCGCAGTTCATGATATCATGTTTACACTATAAGTATGATCAACAATAACACATATCTTACCCTCCGAGGGATGTGTTCATGTCTCAAGATGCAGATGCCAGCGGAACGCCGACAGTATCGCGACGACGGATGCTTCAGACTACGGGTGCCGCCACACTGGCCGCACTCGCCGGCTGTAACACCGGTACCAACGACGGAGCCAGTAGCGGAGGCGGCGGTGGGGCTCCCGACCCGGTCCGTGAGCGCGTCGACGTCGATGTCGACGAGATTCAGGACGGGGGGACCCTCCGGTTCGGCCTCGGTGCCGGAATCGACTCCTTTGACCCGTCCTACAGCACCAATGCGCCGTCCGGGAACGTCCACGGCCTCGTCTACGAGAGTATCATCACACAGGACGCCGCAGGCACCGTCTATCCCTGGCTAGCGAAGTCCTGGGAACGGGTGGACGTACAGGAAGTCGAGGACGGAGCCTACGAACCGTACATGGTGTCGGCTGATACGGACGACGACGGGAACCTCGTCGCCGACGACCAGATACTCATCCGGAATCAGGAGGCCGGTGAAGTTCTGAGTGTCAACGAGGCCCCCGACGCCGTCGAAGACGGTACCTACGGCATCAAGTACCAGGCCAAACTCCACGAGGGCGTCAAATTCCACAACGGCGAGGAGATGACCGCCGAGAACGTCGCCCGGTCCTACGAGGTCGTCGAGAACTCCTCGATTTCGGCCCAGACGTTCGACTCGTTCCTCTACGCCGAGGTTGTTGATGACTACACGGTCAACATCTACGGGCAAGAGCCCGATGCGGAAGCCGACAACCAGCTCCCGGTCGACGTGTACCCGATGGAGCACATCGAGGAATACCCAGACACGGGCGCGGACCCGCGCAACGACCACACCCCCATCGGGACGGGACCGTACCAGTTCGAATCCTACGAGACCGAGGAACGCGCCGAGTTCAGTTCCTTCGACGACTACTGGCTCGACGACCTCGGCCTCGACGCGCTGGAGTGGTGGGACGGCCCGGACGGCTTCCCGACGAGTCCGGTCGTCGACGAAGTCGTGGTCGCCATCGTGCAGGACAACGCGACCCGTGCCGCGGCGCTCAACAACGGCGAGATCGACCTCACCTACGGGCTCAACACCGGCACGTACGGCGAGTACCGGAGTGCCGAGGACTTCCGGCTCAGCGTGACTAATGCCGGCGCGTACAACTTCCTCCAGTACCCCGTCACCCAGTCACCGTGGGACGACCCGCGCATCCGCCGGGGCGTCAATCAGCTGATTCCCCGTGCCCAGATCGCCGAGAACATCTACAACGGGTATCGGAATCCGGCCTACACGCCGCTGCCTGAAATGGCCGCCAAAGCGGGGACGGTGGACTACGAGGCACTCACCGAGGAACTGCGCCCACAGACCGAGCAGAACACCGAGGCGGCGACCGAACTGCTGCAGGAGGCCGTCGACGACCTCGGCGTCGAGACGCCAATCGAGGCCACAATCGAGACGAACGCGACGGACGACCGCCTGCGCGAGGCCGAACTCATCGCGCAGGTGCTGAGCAACACGGAGTTTTTCGACATCAGCGTCGAGGACTTCGAGTTCACAACATTCATCCAGCGCATCCTCGGCTCCGAGTACTACCAGCAGGGCAACATCGTCCTCATCGGCCTCTCGGGGACGTTCAACCCCGGCAGTTTCTACGACGCCGTCAACTCCATCGACAACTTCGGCCAGTGCTGTAACTTCAACCGGATTGACACGCCGGAACTGGACGAAATCGCGACGGAGGCACGGTTCTCCGTCGAGGCCGTCGAAGACTCACAGTTCCGGGGCGAGCAGTACGACAAGGTGTGGCAGGGACTTATCGAGCAGGCCCCGAACAGCTACACTGTCTTCGGGACAAACGTGACGGCGCTGTCGACGGAGTACGTCGGCTACAACACGTACACGTTCTCCAGCAGCATCCTGCCCTACGGCCTCCACGCCCCAGAAGACCAGCAGGTCGCCTATCTGAACCGGGAGTAACCCATGGGCCTCAGACGCTTCATCGCAGTCCGGGTGCTCACGACCATCCCGATACTGTTCGGAGTCTCGGTGTTCACCTTCGCGATGGTCCACCTGACGCCAGGGGACCCGATCGACCAGTTAGTGGCGCTAAACCCTCAGATTTCGGCCGCCGAGGAGGCGGCGATACGCGCCAGATACGGGCTCGACGGCCCGGTGTGGCAGCAGTACCTCACCTGGATAACCAACGTCCTCCAGGGCGATTTCGGGACGGTCATCAACGTCGACCAGCCGGTCGGTCCGTACATTATGGATCGGTTACCACAGACTATCGCACTGGGCCTGTTCGGCTGGGTTATTGCCTTACTCATCGCGATTCCGACCGGCATCTACGCCGCCGTGCACAAGGACACGCTGGGCGACGACCTCTCGCGGGTGTTCGCGCTGTCGGGCATCTCGCTGCCGAACTTCTGGCTCGGCCTGATGCTCATCCTCGTGTTCGCGCTCTGGCTCGACCTCTGGCCGGTGCTGGCTCCGAACAAACCGCTGTTCTCGCCGGCAATGCTGAAGTATCTCGTCCTCCCGGGCGTCACCATCGGGACGGCGTCGTCGGCCACGCTGATGCGCGTGATGCGGTCGTCGATGGCCGAGGAGATGAACAAGGAGTACGTCACGGCGGCCCGGGCGAAGGGGCTGCCCGAGCGGACGGTCGTGTTGAAACACGTCCTGCGGAACTCGCTCATCTCGGTGACCACCATCGCCGCGTTCCTGACGGCGAGTATCTTCGCCGGCGCTGTCGTCGTCGAATCAGTGTTCGCCTGGCCCGGTCTGGGGCGAGCCTTCGTCAAGGCGATCTCCGGCCGCGAAGTCGACCTCATCATGGCGATCACGCTGTTTACCGGTGTGACGATCATCCTGGCGAACCTGCTCGCAGACATTGTGTACGCGCTGTTAGACCCACGAATCCGCTACGACTGACCAATGAGTACTGAACGAGGACGCATACGCATAACGGGGTTCGACGCCGACCGCGTCGAGTCCCGCGAACCGCTATCCGACTGGACAGAGGAACGAGACACCGAAACCGAGAGTCGCTGGGAGCGCGCCTGGGGCGAGTTCCGTGACAACCGAAGCGCGATGCTCGGGCTCTATATTGTTGCCCTGATGGGAATCCTGGCTGTATTCGCACGCCCAGTGACAATCGCGGGCGTGACAGTCCAGCCCTTCTCGCTGGCCCCCTACGACCCGAGCGCGATTCTGTACGTGCAGGGTCTCGACGTGAGCGCGTACGAGGCCCCGTCGCTGGCCCATCCGTTCGGCACCGACGGCTCCGCCCGGGACGTGTTCTCCCGCGTGCTGTACGGCGGTCGGTTCAGCCTCTCGATTGGCTTCATCGTGGTCTCGATTACCGCCGCCATCGGGCTGGTGTACGGTGCCATTGCGGGCTACTACGGCGGCCGGATCGACGAAGTGATGATGCGGCTGCTCGACCTCATCTTCGCGTTCCCCGGCCTCCTGTTGGCGTTGATTATCGTCGCCGTGCTCGGCAAGGGGTACTGGGAGCTGGTGCTCGCGTTCACCGTGTTCGGCTGGGCCGGCTACGCCCGACTGATACGCGGTGAGATACTGAAGGTCAAGGAAAACGAGTACGTCATGGCCGCGAAGGCGCTGGGCGCGCGTGACCGTCGCGTCATCTTCAGACACGTCGTCCCCAACGCTATCGCGCCGCTGGTCGTTCAGGCCTCGCTCTCCATCGGGACGGTCGTCATCGGCGTGGCGGCGCTTGGCTTCCTCGGCCTCGGCCTCCCGCCCGGGTCCGCCGAGTGGGGGACGATGCTGGACGCAACCCGCGAGACCATCGTCCAGGGACCCGGCGGGACGATTCCCTGGTGGGTCACCGTGTTCCCCGGCGGCGCGATCTTCCTGTTCGTGATGTCGATGAACCTCATCGGTGACGGCATCAACGACGCGCTCAACGCGCAGGAAGGTACTGACGTAGCCACTGGAGGCGAGGTCTGATGTCACTGCTGGAAGTCGAAGACCTCACGGTGAACTTCTACACCGAGGAAGGCGTCGTCACCGCCGTCGACGACCTCTCCTTTCGCATCGACCGCGGCGAGAAGTTCGGCGTCGTCGGCGAGAGCGGCGCGGGCAAGAGCGTCACCGCGCTGTCAGTGATGCGCCTCATCGAGGAACCGGGCCGTATCGAGAGCGGGACGATCCGCTTTGACGGCCAGGACCTCATGGAACTGTCCGACTCAGCGGTGCGGGACGTGCGGGGCAACGACATCGCGATGATATTCCAGGACGCCCAGACCGCGCTGAACCCGGTGTACACCGTCGGTGAGCAGATTTCCGAGGCCATCCGGCACCACCTCGACTACAGCGACGCGGAGGCCCGGGACCGCACGATCCGGCTGCTCGACGACGTTGGCATCCCGGAGCCGGAAGCCAGATACGACGACTACCCCCACGAGTTCTCCGGCGGGATGCAACAGCGGGCCATCATCGCGATGGCGCTGTCCTGTGACCCCGAACTCCTCATCGCCGACGAGCCGACGACGGCGCTGGACGTGACCATCGAGGCGAAGATCCTGGACCGCCTCGACCGCCTCGCCGACGAATACGACACGGCCATTCAGCTCATCACCCACGACCTCGGCGTCATCGCGGAGATGTGCGACCGGGTGATGGTGATGTACGCCGGCCGCGCCGTCGAGAACGCCCCTGTCGAGGAGCTGTACTACGACCCGAAACACCCCTACACCGTCGGGCTGATGAGCGCCATCCCACGCATCGGCGACCGGCAGGACCGGCTCCAGACGATTCCCGGGACGATGCCGGACCTCGTTGAGGTCCCCTCTGGCTGTAGCTTCCACCCGCGCTGTCCCTTCGCCGAGGAAGCCTGTACGCGCAAACAGCCGCCGCTCGTCGACCCCGAAACCGGCGACGGTGTCGGTCTGTCCGACCGCTCGGCGGCCTGTCTGGCCTACACCGGGGACCTCGATAGCGAACTGGACTACGAAGTCGAAGTGAAAGGGGGCCGGGGGAGTCCGCCAGACGATACCCAGCCCGACCCCCGCGGCGGGCGCACGGACACGGAACCACTCCAGGCCGACTCCGACCCGGTCGGTCTCGACACCGACCTGTTAGACCGCGATGGCCCAGACGACTCGGGAGGGCAACAGGATGGCTAAGACGGCCGATAGCCCGATCCTGGAGGTCGAGAACCTCACGAAATACTACGAGTCTGGCGGGACCATCGTTGACACCCTGCTGGGCCGGAGTCAGGAGGTGAAAGCTCTGGACGGCGTCGACCTGGAACTCTACCCCGGTGAGACGCTAGGTATCGTCGGCGAGTCCGGCTGTGGCAAGACGACGCTCGCCCAGACGCTGCTGCGGCTCATCGAACCCACGGCCGGCTCAGTCCGCTACAAGGGCGAGGACTTGACGGGGGCTTCTGACGACCGCCTGCGGGCACTCCGGAAGGACATCCAGTACATCTTCCAAGACCCTTTCGCCAGCCTCAATCCGCGGCTGACGGTCGGCGACATCGTCGGCGAACCGCTGGACATCCACGGGATCGCGGACGGCGAGGAGCGAACCGAGCGTGTCAAAGAGTTGCTTGAGACCGTCGGGCTGAGCCCGCGTCACACACACCGCTACCCCCACGAGTTCTCGGGCGGTCAGCGCCAGCGCATCGGTATCGCCCGCGCGCTCGCCGTCGACCCCGAGGTCATCGTCTGTGACGAACCCGTCTCGGCGCTGGACGTGAGCGTGCAGGCCCAGATTCTGAACCTGCTGGAGGACTTGCAGGACGAATTCGGCCTCTCCTACATCGTCATCGCCCACGACCTCTCTGTCGTCGAGCACATCTCCGACCGCGTGGGCGTCCTGTATCTCGGGGAGTTCGCCGAAGTCGGCCCGACCGAGGACGTGTTCCAGCCGCCGTATCACCCCTACGCCGAGGCGCTGCTGTCGGCCATTCCGGAGCCGGACCCCGGCTGGGAGGGGGACCGTATTTTCCTCTCCGGCGATGTTCCGTCGCCGCTGAACCCCCCGTCGGGCTGTCGGTTCCACACCCGCTGTCCGAAGGTCATCCAGCCCGAAGGCACCGACATGGCCCAGTCCGAGTGGCGGTCACTGATGGACCTGAAACAGCGGCTCCGCAAAGCCGACTCGCTTGAGGCCGTCACCGCCGTGCAAGAGGGCGTCGAGGACGAAGACCTGAGTCAGCTCTCGCGGTCCGCACTCGAAACCCGGGTCCGCGCCGAGTTCGGCCTCCCGGACACGGTCGGCGACCGGGAGGCCGAGGACGTGCTCGCGGCGGCGCTCGACCACCTGCACGACGAGGCCTTCGAGGACGCGCTGGCGGCGATGAACGACGCCTTCAGCTCCCCCTGCGAGCGAACCGACCCCGCGCTGTTCGACGTCGGTGACGACCACCGCATCGCCTGCCTGTTGCACGACGACGAGCGACCGGACACGCCGACGCGGACGGGGTAGCCCCGAGCAACGCTTTTGCGCACGCCAGTCCACAATCCGACAATGCGTCGCATCTACGACTCGGGGGCGCTCCACCGCGACGACGATGAGCCACAGGCACCCACTGAGCGCGGGGCACGGCCACAGGCCGCACGCAGTATCGACGGCGGGGCCTGGAGCGACCGTCTGGTGCCGACGTGGCTCCGCTACCGCGCCGTCTCGGTCGACATCGAGGTCCCACAGCGGTCGTATCCGGCGGGAACCGAGGTGCCGTTCGTCGTGACGATGCAGAACGCGCTTCCGGTGCCGATAACGCTACCGACGGACTCGCCGCGGCCGTGGACGTGGTACGTCGATGGAGTGCCCGAGGCGTCCCACGTCGATAGCGTGCCCAGCGAGGACGGTAGCCTCCAGTTCGACCGCGGCGAACGAAAGCGGTTCAGGCGACAGTGGGACCGGATGTTCCGGGTCAGCGACGACGAGTGGGAGCCCGCACCGGCCGGGGAGTACACCATCGGCGCAGGGCTGAGCGTGACCGACGCTGCCGAGCGTGGCCTGTACAGCGAGACGACAGTCAGCATCAGCGATCAGTAGAGACGCGAGCAATCGCGCACCGGGCGATGCGGATCAGGATCCGGGAGGGGTCGGTGCAGGTGTGGGAGTCGGCTCTGCTGGTGTTTCAGTCGGGGTTACAGCTTCCTCGTCCGTCCCGAAGCCGCCATCGAAGGTCTCACCGGCATCCGGGTCGGGTGCTTCACCGTCGAGCAGGAACGAAAGCAGGTTCCCGATGAACACCTCGTTGTCGGCGTCGTATATCTCGGAACTGCGTATGAACGTCGAGTCAGTGACGAACACCATGTTGTCGTTGCGGACGACTGTCGCGTACGTGCCGGTGCGACGCGTCTCCAGCGTCCGGGTGCCATCGGCAGCGGTGAACTTCGTCTCGGCATCGCCGTTTACCACCGCGTAGCCGGCGGTGTCGAAGGTGATCGTCTCGACACCGTCGGTCAGTTCGCCGTCGTCGCTCGGCGATGCATAGATGGCCTTGAAGTTGTTGTCGTTGGCCGAATCATCGACGTTGTACAGCTGTTCGGCACCCATCCGGACGCCGTACTGCGCGGTGGCGTTGTTGGCGCCGAACGACACCGTCGTCGTCGACTGGGTGAAGCCGGTCGACAGGCGGGTCTGTGTCGGTTCGGCGAGGACGACGACACGGCCACCGTCGTCTGTGTACTCCTGTAGCGCTTCGCGTTCTTCTTGCGAGTAGCTGCCGAGCGGCTGGACGATGAGCACACCGTCGTACTGGCCCAGCGAATCGGCGAACGAAGCAGTGCCGGCGGTGCCGTACTCAACGGTGTGGCCCGCTTCGAACACGGCCTCGGTAATCGGTTCGAGTTCGGACTCGGACACCTGATTGCCGTGGCCCGTGTCGACGAGTATTCGCTTGTCACTCGCCTCGGAGTCGACCGATATCTCCCCTTCTTCGGGGTCGACAGGGGCATTGACGGCGTCGGGCTGGTACTGCGACGGAGACTGGCCGTCGATCGACTGGCCGTCCGGCGGGCCGGATGACCCCGGATTAACGACTGCGAGGAGGAACGTGCCGCCCAGTATCGCCACGAGAACGACGATAAACACGGCGAGCGGCTTGACGATACGGCCCTCAGTCATTGCGGATCACCGTTGCGTTGTTGTCCTCGGCGGGGATTCCCCAGACGGCGTAGTACTTCACCGGTTCCCGGAACATCGTCTCGCTGTCGTCGGGATGGACGAGATAGGTCACGTTGTTCGCGCCCTGCACGGTTTCAGCGCCG
The genomic region above belongs to Haloarcula hispanica ATCC 33960 and contains:
- a CDS encoding ABC transporter substrate-binding protein, with protein sequence MSQDADASGTPTVSRRRMLQTTGAATLAALAGCNTGTNDGASSGGGGGAPDPVRERVDVDVDEIQDGGTLRFGLGAGIDSFDPSYSTNAPSGNVHGLVYESIITQDAAGTVYPWLAKSWERVDVQEVEDGAYEPYMVSADTDDDGNLVADDQILIRNQEAGEVLSVNEAPDAVEDGTYGIKYQAKLHEGVKFHNGEEMTAENVARSYEVVENSSISAQTFDSFLYAEVVDDYTVNIYGQEPDAEADNQLPVDVYPMEHIEEYPDTGADPRNDHTPIGTGPYQFESYETEERAEFSSFDDYWLDDLGLDALEWWDGPDGFPTSPVVDEVVVAIVQDNATRAAALNNGEIDLTYGLNTGTYGEYRSAEDFRLSVTNAGAYNFLQYPVTQSPWDDPRIRRGVNQLIPRAQIAENIYNGYRNPAYTPLPEMAAKAGTVDYEALTEELRPQTEQNTEAATELLQEAVDDLGVETPIEATIETNATDDRLREAELIAQVLSNTEFFDISVEDFEFTTFIQRILGSEYYQQGNIVLIGLSGTFNPGSFYDAVNSIDNFGQCCNFNRIDTPELDEIATEARFSVEAVEDSQFRGEQYDKVWQGLIEQAPNSYTVFGTNVTALSTEYVGYNTYTFSSSILPYGLHAPEDQQVAYLNRE
- a CDS encoding ABC transporter permease — encoded protein: MGLRRFIAVRVLTTIPILFGVSVFTFAMVHLTPGDPIDQLVALNPQISAAEEAAIRARYGLDGPVWQQYLTWITNVLQGDFGTVINVDQPVGPYIMDRLPQTIALGLFGWVIALLIAIPTGIYAAVHKDTLGDDLSRVFALSGISLPNFWLGLMLILVFALWLDLWPVLAPNKPLFSPAMLKYLVLPGVTIGTASSATLMRVMRSSMAEEMNKEYVTAARAKGLPERTVVLKHVLRNSLISVTTIAAFLTASIFAGAVVVESVFAWPGLGRAFVKAISGREVDLIMAITLFTGVTIILANLLADIVYALLDPRIRYD
- a CDS encoding ABC transporter permease; the encoded protein is MSTERGRIRITGFDADRVESREPLSDWTEERDTETESRWERAWGEFRDNRSAMLGLYIVALMGILAVFARPVTIAGVTVQPFSLAPYDPSAILYVQGLDVSAYEAPSLAHPFGTDGSARDVFSRVLYGGRFSLSIGFIVVSITAAIGLVYGAIAGYYGGRIDEVMMRLLDLIFAFPGLLLALIIVAVLGKGYWELVLAFTVFGWAGYARLIRGEILKVKENEYVMAAKALGARDRRVIFRHVVPNAIAPLVVQASLSIGTVVIGVAALGFLGLGLPPGSAEWGTMLDATRETIVQGPGGTIPWWVTVFPGGAIFLFVMSMNLIGDGINDALNAQEGTDVATGGEV
- a CDS encoding ABC transporter ATP-binding protein, translated to MSLLEVEDLTVNFYTEEGVVTAVDDLSFRIDRGEKFGVVGESGAGKSVTALSVMRLIEEPGRIESGTIRFDGQDLMELSDSAVRDVRGNDIAMIFQDAQTALNPVYTVGEQISEAIRHHLDYSDAEARDRTIRLLDDVGIPEPEARYDDYPHEFSGGMQQRAIIAMALSCDPELLIADEPTTALDVTIEAKILDRLDRLADEYDTAIQLITHDLGVIAEMCDRVMVMYAGRAVENAPVEELYYDPKHPYTVGLMSAIPRIGDRQDRLQTIPGTMPDLVEVPSGCSFHPRCPFAEEACTRKQPPLVDPETGDGVGLSDRSAACLAYTGDLDSELDYEVEVKGGRGSPPDDTQPDPRGGRTDTEPLQADSDPVGLDTDLLDRDGPDDSGGQQDG
- a CDS encoding ABC transporter ATP-binding protein, with amino-acid sequence MAKTADSPILEVENLTKYYESGGTIVDTLLGRSQEVKALDGVDLELYPGETLGIVGESGCGKTTLAQTLLRLIEPTAGSVRYKGEDLTGASDDRLRALRKDIQYIFQDPFASLNPRLTVGDIVGEPLDIHGIADGEERTERVKELLETVGLSPRHTHRYPHEFSGGQRQRIGIARALAVDPEVIVCDEPVSALDVSVQAQILNLLEDLQDEFGLSYIVIAHDLSVVEHISDRVGVLYLGEFAEVGPTEDVFQPPYHPYAEALLSAIPEPDPGWEGDRIFLSGDVPSPLNPPSGCRFHTRCPKVIQPEGTDMAQSEWRSLMDLKQRLRKADSLEAVTAVQEGVEDEDLSQLSRSALETRVRAEFGLPDTVGDREAEDVLAAALDHLHDEAFEDALAAMNDAFSSPCERTDPALFDVGDDHRIACLLHDDERPDTPTRTG
- a CDS encoding DUF4350 domain-containing protein encodes the protein MTEGRIVKPLAVFIVVLVAILGGTFLLAVVNPGSSGPPDGQSIDGQSPSQYQPDAVNAPVDPEEGEISVDSEASDKRILVDTGHGNQVSESELEPITEAVFEAGHTVEYGTAGTASFADSLGQYDGVLIVQPLGSYSQEEREALQEYTDDGGRVVVLAEPTQTRLSTGFTQSTTTVSFGANNATAQYGVRMGAEQLYNVDDSANDNNFKAIYASPSDDGELTDGVETITFDTAGYAVVNGDAETKFTAADGTRTLETRRTGTYATVVRNDNMVFVTDSTFIRSSEIYDADNEVFIGNLLSFLLDGEAPDPDAGETFDGGFGTDEEAVTPTETPAEPTPTPAPTPPGS